The Chlorocebus sabaeus isolate Y175 chromosome 6, mChlSab1.0.hap1, whole genome shotgun sequence genome has a segment encoding these proteins:
- the ABHD17A gene encoding alpha/beta hydrolase domain-containing protein 17A isoform X1, with amino-acid sequence MNGLSLSELCCLFCCPPCPGRIAAKLAFLPPEATYSLVPEPESGPGGAGAAPLGTLRASSGAPGRWKLHLTERADFQYSQRELDTIEVFPTKSARGSRVSCMYVRCVPGARYTVLFSHGNAVDLGQMSSFYIGLGSRLHCNIFSYDYSGYGASSGRPSERNLYADIDAAWQALRTRYGISPDSIILYGQSIGTVPTVDLASRYECAAVVLHSPLTSGMRVAFPDTKKTYCFDAFPNIEKVSKITSPVLIIHGTEDEVIDFSHGLALYERCPKAVEPLWVEGAGHNDIELYSQYLERLRRFISQELPSQRT; translated from the exons ATGAACGGGCTGTCGCTGAGTGAGCTCTGCTGCCTCTTCTGCTGCCCGCCCTGCCCCGGCCGCATCGCTGCCAAGCTCGCCTTCCTGCCACCGGAGGCCACCTACTCCCTGGTGCCTGAACCTGAATCGGGGCCTGGTGGGGCCGGGGCCGCCCCCTTGGGGACCCTGCGGGCCTCCTCGGGTGCACCCGGGCGCTGGAAGCTGCACCTGACGGAGCGTGCCGACTTCCAGTACAGCCAGCGCGAGCTGGACACCATCGAGGTCTTCCCCACCAAGAGCGCCCGCGGCAGCCGTGTCTCCTGCATGTATGTTCGCTGCGTGCCTGGCGCCAG GTACACGGTCCTCTTCTCGCACGGCAACGCTGTGGACCTGGGCCAGATGAGCAGCTTCTACATTGGCCTGGGCTCCCGCCTCCATTGCAACATCTTCTCCTATGACTACTCCGGCTACGGTGCCAGCTCGGGCAGGCCATCCGAGAGGAACCTCTATGCCGACATTGACGCCGCCTGGCAGGCCCTGCGCACCAG GTACGGCATCAGCCCGGACAGCATCATCCTGTACGGGCAGAGCATCGGCACTGTGCCCACCGTGGACCTGGCCTCGCGCTACGAGTGCGCCGCGGTGGTGCTGCACTCACCGCTCACCTCGGGCATGCGCGTCGCCTTCCCCGACACCAAGAAGACCTACTGCTTCGACGCCTTCCCCAA CATCGAGAAGGTGTCCAAGATCACGTCGCCCGTGCTCATCATCCACGGCACGGAGGACGAGGTGATCGACTTCTCGCACGGGCTGGCCCTCTACGAGCGCTGCCCCAAGGCCGTGGAGCCGCTGTGGGTGGAGGGCGCCGGGCACAACGACATTGAGCTCTACAGCCAGTACCTGGAGCGCCTGCGCCGCTTCATCTCCCAGGAGCTGCCCAGCCAGCGCACCTAG
- the ABHD17A gene encoding alpha/beta hydrolase domain-containing protein 17A isoform X2 translates to MNGLSLSELCCLFCCPPCPGRIAAKLAFLPPEATYSLVPEPESGPGGAGAAPLGTLRASSGAPGRWKLHLTERADFQYSQRELDTIEVFPTKSARGSRVSCMYVRCVPGARQGHQAQGGHPQLAWLGRPGDSSDPAPGGCLLGWGTGAALTCGYIRLLARYTVLFSHGNAVDLGQMSSFYIGLGSRLHCNIFSYDYSGYGASSGRPSERNLYADIDAAWQALRTRYGISPDSIILYGQSIGTVPTVDLASRYECAAVVLHSPLTSGMRVAFPDTKKTYCFDAFPNIEKVSKITSPVLIIHGTEDEVIDFSHGLALYERCPKAVEPLWVEGAGHNDIELYSQYLERLRRFISQELPSQRT, encoded by the exons ATGAACGGGCTGTCGCTGAGTGAGCTCTGCTGCCTCTTCTGCTGCCCGCCCTGCCCCGGCCGCATCGCTGCCAAGCTCGCCTTCCTGCCACCGGAGGCCACCTACTCCCTGGTGCCTGAACCTGAATCGGGGCCTGGTGGGGCCGGGGCCGCCCCCTTGGGGACCCTGCGGGCCTCCTCGGGTGCACCCGGGCGCTGGAAGCTGCACCTGACGGAGCGTGCCGACTTCCAGTACAGCCAGCGCGAGCTGGACACCATCGAGGTCTTCCCCACCAAGAGCGCCCGCGGCAGCCGTGTCTCCTGCATGTATGTTCGCTGCGTGCCTGGCGCCAG ACAAGGACACCAGGCTCAGGGAGGCCATCCCCAGCTGGCATGGTTGGGCAGGCCGGGCGACTCCAGCGACCCAGCTCCTGGTGGTTGCCTGCTGGGGTGGGGCACAGGGGCCGCCCTGACCTGTGGGTACATCCGCCTTCTTGCCAG GTACACGGTCCTCTTCTCGCACGGCAACGCTGTGGACCTGGGCCAGATGAGCAGCTTCTACATTGGCCTGGGCTCCCGCCTCCATTGCAACATCTTCTCCTATGACTACTCCGGCTACGGTGCCAGCTCGGGCAGGCCATCCGAGAGGAACCTCTATGCCGACATTGACGCCGCCTGGCAGGCCCTGCGCACCAG GTACGGCATCAGCCCGGACAGCATCATCCTGTACGGGCAGAGCATCGGCACTGTGCCCACCGTGGACCTGGCCTCGCGCTACGAGTGCGCCGCGGTGGTGCTGCACTCACCGCTCACCTCGGGCATGCGCGTCGCCTTCCCCGACACCAAGAAGACCTACTGCTTCGACGCCTTCCCCAA CATCGAGAAGGTGTCCAAGATCACGTCGCCCGTGCTCATCATCCACGGCACGGAGGACGAGGTGATCGACTTCTCGCACGGGCTGGCCCTCTACGAGCGCTGCCCCAAGGCCGTGGAGCCGCTGTGGGTGGAGGGCGCCGGGCACAACGACATTGAGCTCTACAGCCAGTACCTGGAGCGCCTGCGCCGCTTCATCTCCCAGGAGCTGCCCAGCCAGCGCACCTAG